Proteins encoded together in one Juglans regia cultivar Chandler chromosome 9, Walnut 2.0, whole genome shotgun sequence window:
- the LOC108982016 gene encoding uncharacterized protein LOC108982016 — protein sequence MKTDPQNLQGLVISATEPIRSFLSGASKDPHLSPELQQIAFDLSSQCNVPYKSLRALWFASPPSTRPALIQLLSGSEFVFTSPKPREKSEELKARLSRLAELAERNAYQELVKDITPKKDPEPFSSYKDQLGFGLHVVVTMFTGYLVGYAAFRALFNHSPVMNAAGGILGLVGGMLVETLLFIIRASNKDLRPPSSASELKKNQ from the exons ATGAAGACCGACCCGCAAAACCTGCAGGGGCTCGTGATATCCGCCACCGAACCCATACGATCATTCCTCTCCGGGGCCTCCAAAGATCCGCACCTTTCTCCAGAGCTCCAACAGATTGCCTTCGATCTATCTTCTCAATGCAATGTTCCGTACAAGTCGCTTCGAGCTCTCTGGTTTGCGTCCCCGCCATCCACCCGACCCGCTCTGATCCAACTCTTGTCCGGGTCCGAGTTCGTCTTCACCAGCCCCAAACCTAGAGAGAAG agtGAAGAATTGAAAGCGAGGCTGAGTAGGCTTGCGGAATTAGCAGAGAGGAACGCGTATCAAGAGCTCGTTAAGGATATTACACCGAAGAAGGATCCCGAGCCTTTCTCTTCTTACAAGGATCAATTGGGCTTCG GTTTACATGTTGTGGTTACAATGTTTACCGGCTATTTGGTTGGATATGCTGCATTCAGAGCGTTATTTAACCACAGTCCTGTCATG aaTGCTGCTGGAGGCATCCTTGGTTTGGTTGGTGGCATGCTTGTAGAAACACTTCTTTTCATAATCAGAGCTTCCAATAAAGATCTTAGACCTCCATCTTCTGCTTCGGAACTAAAGAAGAATCAATAG